A single window of Dendropsophus ebraccatus isolate aDenEbr1 chromosome 5, aDenEbr1.pat, whole genome shotgun sequence DNA harbors:
- the LOC138794220 gene encoding autotransporter adhesin BpaC-like: protein MEEEVLEKQLLPGTLGESGTEALTIQTIWRLKGELEASHRLIRPYSAPAAEGSVPGAENSVPAAEDSVPAAEDSVPGAEDSVPAAEDSVLAAEDSVPGAGDSVPGAEDSVPGAEDTALAAEDSAAAAEDSALAAEDSVPGAGDSVPAAGDSVPAAEGRALAAEDSVPGAGDSVPGAGDSVPGAGDSVPGAEDSALAAEDSAAAAEDSALAAEDSVPGAGDSVPAAEGRALAAEDSVPGAGDSAPGAEDSVPGAGDSVPGAGDSVPGAGDSVSGAEDSALAAEDSVPGAGDSVPGAGDSVPGAEDSVPGAEDSAPGAEDSVPGAGDSVPGAGDSVPGAEDSVPGAEDSALAAEDSAAAAEDSVPGAEDSVPGAGDSVPGAGDSAPGAEDSVPGAGDSVPGAEDSVPGAGDSVPGAEDSVPGAGDSVPGAGDSVPGAEDSVPGAGDSVLGAEDSVPGAEDSVPGAGDSVPGAEDSVPGAGDSVPGAGDSAPGAEDSVPGAEDSVPGAEDSVPGAGDSVPGAEDSVPGAGDSVPGAGDSVPGAEDSVPGAEDSVPGAGDSNIYHHSVPGAEDSVPAAEDSAPAAEDSALAAEDSVPAAGDSVPAAEGRTLAAEDSVPAAGDSVPAAGDSIPAAEGKTLAAEDSVPGAEDSVPGAEDSVPGAGDSVPGAEDSVPGAGDSVPGAGDSVPGAGDSVPGAGDSVPGAGDSVPGAGDSVPGAGDSAPGAEDSVPGAEDSVPGAGDSVPGAGDSVPGAGDSVSGTFITSHQQFIFYANEAVWCTSGGFIAPSAPI from the exons atgGAAGAAGAAGTTCTGGAGAAGCAGCTTCTTCCTGGGACGCTCGGGGAGTCTGGGACTGAGGCACTAACTATCCAAACAATATggcgtcttaaaggggaactagaaGCATCTCACCGGCTGATACGTCCCTATAGTGCACCGGCTGCTGAGGGTAGTGTACCGGGTGCTGAGAATAGTGTACCGGCTGCTGAGGATAGTGTACCGGCTGCTGAGGATAGTGTACCGGGTGCTGAGGATAGTGTACCGGCTGCTGAGGATAGCGTACTGGCTGCTGAGGATAGTGTACCGGGTGCTGGGGATAGTGTACCGGGTGCTGAGGATAGTGTACCGGGTGCTGAGGATACTGCACTGGCTGCTGAGGATAGTGCAGCGGCTGCTGAGGATAGCGCACTGGCTGCTGAGGATAGCGTACCAGGTGCTGGGGATAGCGTACCGGCTGCTGGGGATAGCGTACCAGCTGCTGAGGGTAGGGCACTGGCTGCTGAGGATAGTGTACCGGGTGCTGGGGATAGTGTACCGGGTGCTGGGGATAGTGTACCGGGTGCTGGGGATAGTGTACCGGGTGCTGAGGATAGTGCACTGGCTGCTGAGGATAGTGCAGCGGCTGCTGAGGATAGCGCACTGGCTGCTGAGGATAGCGTACCGGGTGCTGGGGATAGCGTACCGGCTGCTGAGGGTAGGGCACTGGCTGCTGAGGATAGTGTACCGGGTGCTGGGGATAGTGCACCGGGTGCTGAGGATAGTGTACCGGGTGCTGGGGATAGTGTACCGGGTGCTGGGGATAGTGTACCGGGTGCTGGGGATAGTGTATCGGGTGCTGAGGATAGTGCACTGGCTGCTGAGGATAGTGTACCGGGTGCTGGGGATAGTGTACCGGGTGCTGGGGATAGTGTACCGGGTGCTGAGGATAGTGTACCGGGTGCTGAGGATAGTGCACCGGGTGCTGAGGATAGTGTACCGGGTGCTGGGGATAGTGTACCGGGTGCTGGGGATAGTGTACCGGGTGCTGAGGATAGTGTACCGGGTGCTGAGGATAGTGCACTGGCTGCTGAGGATAGTGCAGCGGCTGCTGAGGATAGCGTACCGGGTGCTGAGGATAGCGTACCGGGTGCTGGGGATAGTGTACCGGGTGCTGGGGATAGTGCACCGGGTGCTGAGGATAGTGTACCGGGTGCTGGGGATAGTGTACCGGGTGCTGAGGATAGTGTACCGGGTGCTGGGGATAGTGTACCGGGTGCTGAGGATAGTGTACCGGGTGCTGGGGATAGTGTACCGGGTGCTGGAGATAGTGTACCGGGTGCTGAGGATAGTGTACCGGGTGCTGGGGATAGTGTACTGGGTGCTGAGGATAGTGTACCGGGTGCTGAGGATAGTGTACCGGGTGCTGGGGATAGTGTACCGGGTGCTGAGGATAGTGTACCGGGTGCTGGGGATAGTGTACCGGGTGCTGGGGATAGTGCACCGGGTGCTGAGGATAGTGTACCGGGTGCTGAGGATAGTGTACCGGGTGCTGAGGATAGTGTACCGGGTGCTGGGGATAGTGTACCGGGTGCTGAGGATAGTGTACCGGGTGCTGGGGATAGTGTACCGGGTGCTGGGGATAGTGTACCGGGTGCTGAGGATAGTGTACCGGGTGCTGAGGATAGTGTACCGGGTGCTGgggatagtaacata tatcatcatAGTGTACCGGGTGCTGAGGATAGTGTACCGGCTGCTGAGGATAGTGCACCGGCTGCTGAGGATAGCGCACTGGCTGCTGAGGATAGCGTACCGGCTGCTGGGGATAGCGTACCGGCTGCTGAGGGTAGGACACTGGCTGCTGAGGATAGCGTACCGGCTGCTGGGGATAGCGTACCGGCTGCTGGGGATAGCATACCGGCTGCTGAGGGTAAGACACTGGCTGCTGAGGATAGTGTACCGGGTGCTGAGGATAGTGTACCGGGTGCTGAGGATAGTGTACCGGGTGCTGGGGATAGTGTACCGGGTGCTGAGGATAGTGTACCGGGTGCTGGGGATAGTGTACCGGGTGCTGGGGATAGTGTACCGGGTGCTGGGGATAGTGTACCGGGTGCTGGGGATAGTGTACCGGGTGCTGGGGATAGTGTACCGGGTGCTGGGGATAGTGTACCGGGTGCTGGGGATAGTGCACCGGGTGCTGAGGATAGTGTACCGGGTGCTGAGGATAGTGTACCGGGTGCTGGGGATAGTGTACCGGGTGCTGGGGATAGTGTACCGGGTGCTGGGGATAGTGTATCGGGTACATTTATTACCTCACATCAGCAGTTTATCTtctatgctaatgaggcagtttggtgcactagtGGTGGGTTtattgcccccagtgcaccgatctaa